In a genomic window of Helianthus annuus cultivar XRQ/B chromosome 10, HanXRQr2.0-SUNRISE, whole genome shotgun sequence:
- the LOC110885402 gene encoding probable mediator of RNA polymerase II transcription subunit 26b isoform X2 — protein MGSKSAARMGYWREYFKTSNGDIFETIEKAIMIAACDYPKEFGVRRDGIAQTLFNCKLIKCYGCDKVELGVPDEEQDDRDDGDNRKEIRAVDRQVSSYSYGVAEALTDEIEEESQVFGEVMRIREIVDNHQDESESVLYNSLRKLQLMDLSVETLKATEIGKSVNVLRKHVSKDVSSIAKTLIEAWKILVDEWVMATEKTVVSEATPDSLNPSVLDEEEGLPSPPLDDLTFLYPHGSLELSEFFDGMDEYGNPGNSGGFNKNHNSPKPKQQKPSNVPNTVRKNEPGFDSMKRKQPTVVKPIKPAVPESEPRQRVKPNVERKLQNVLKRPPQQIKQRASGEATAQEKFEAAKRKLQERYQEAKDGLCFFLWIF, from the exons ATGGGGTCTAAATCTGCTGCAAGAATGGGGTATTGGAGGGAGTATTTTAAGACTTCTAATGGGGATATATTTGAAACTATTGAGAAAGCTATTATGATTGCTGCTTGTGATTATCCTAAGGAGTTTGGTGTCAGGAGAGATGGGATTGCTCAAACTTTGTTTAATTGTAAGTTGATTAAGTGTTATGGATGTGACAAGGTTGAGTTGGGTGTTCCTGATGAGGAACAAGATGATCGGGATGATGGTGATAATCGTAAGGAGATTCGTGCCGTTGATCGTCAAGTTAGCAGTTATAGTTATggagttgcagaagctttgaCCGATGAAATCGAAGAGGAGTCTCAAGTGTTTGGTGAGGTTATGAGGATTAGGGAGATTGTTGACAACCATCAAGATGAG tCTGAATCGGTGTTGTACAACTCGTTGAGAAAGCTTCAGTTGATGGATTTATCGGTGGAAACACTCAAG GCAACTGAGATTGGAAAATCTGTCAATGTTCTTCGCAAGCATGTGTCGAAGGACGTTAGCAGCATCGCAAAGACACTCATCGA AGCGTGGAAAATTTTGGTAGACGAATGGGTGATGGCTACAGAGAAAACAGTGGTTTCTGAAGCTACACCCGACTCACTAAACCCGTCAGTACTTGATGAAGAAGAAGGCCTTCCATCTCCCCCTTTAGATGATTTGACGTTTTTATACCCTCACGGGTCTTTGGAACTATCCGAG TTCTTTGACGGAATGGATGAGTATGGAA ATCCTGGAAACAGTGGGGGATTCAACAAGAACCATAACTCACCAAAACCAAAACAGCAAAAACCGTCAAATGTCCCAAATACGGTTCGTAAAAACGAGCCTGGTTTTGATTCGATGAAGAGGAAACAACCAACTGTTGTGAAACCAATCAAGCCTGCGGTTCCTGAGTCTGAACCGCGACAACGTGTCAAGCCCAACGTAGAAAGAAAGTTGCAAAACGTTCTGAAGAGACCTCCCCAACAAATT AAACAAAGGGCATCGGGGGAAGCAACGGCTCAAGAGAAGTTTGAAGCAGCGAAGAGAAAGCTTCAGGAACGGTATCAAGAAGCGAAAGACGGTTTGTGCTTCTTTCTTTGGATTTTCTAA
- the LOC110885402 gene encoding probable mediator of RNA polymerase II transcription subunit 26b isoform X1, with product MGSKSAARMGYWREYFKTSNGDIFETIEKAIMIAACDYPKEFGVRRDGIAQTLFNCKLIKCYGCDKVELGVPDEEQDDRDDGDNRKEIRAVDRQVSSYSYGVAEALTDEIEEESQVFGEVMRIREIVDNHQDESESVLYNSLRKLQLMDLSVETLKATEIGKSVNVLRKHVSKDVSSIAKTLIEAWKILVDEWVMATEKTVVSEATPDSLNPSVLDEEEGLPSPPLDDLTFLYPHGSLELSEFFDGMDEYGNPGNSGGFNKNHNSPKPKQQKPSNVPNTVRKNEPGFDSMKRKQPTVVKPIKPAVPESEPRQRVKPNVERKLQNVLKRPPQQIKQRASGEATAQEKFEAAKRKLQERYQEAKDAKKQRTIQVMELHDLPKPKGVPVRNQQNVRPGSNHNRHR from the exons ATGGGGTCTAAATCTGCTGCAAGAATGGGGTATTGGAGGGAGTATTTTAAGACTTCTAATGGGGATATATTTGAAACTATTGAGAAAGCTATTATGATTGCTGCTTGTGATTATCCTAAGGAGTTTGGTGTCAGGAGAGATGGGATTGCTCAAACTTTGTTTAATTGTAAGTTGATTAAGTGTTATGGATGTGACAAGGTTGAGTTGGGTGTTCCTGATGAGGAACAAGATGATCGGGATGATGGTGATAATCGTAAGGAGATTCGTGCCGTTGATCGTCAAGTTAGCAGTTATAGTTATggagttgcagaagctttgaCCGATGAAATCGAAGAGGAGTCTCAAGTGTTTGGTGAGGTTATGAGGATTAGGGAGATTGTTGACAACCATCAAGATGAG tCTGAATCGGTGTTGTACAACTCGTTGAGAAAGCTTCAGTTGATGGATTTATCGGTGGAAACACTCAAG GCAACTGAGATTGGAAAATCTGTCAATGTTCTTCGCAAGCATGTGTCGAAGGACGTTAGCAGCATCGCAAAGACACTCATCGA AGCGTGGAAAATTTTGGTAGACGAATGGGTGATGGCTACAGAGAAAACAGTGGTTTCTGAAGCTACACCCGACTCACTAAACCCGTCAGTACTTGATGAAGAAGAAGGCCTTCCATCTCCCCCTTTAGATGATTTGACGTTTTTATACCCTCACGGGTCTTTGGAACTATCCGAG TTCTTTGACGGAATGGATGAGTATGGAA ATCCTGGAAACAGTGGGGGATTCAACAAGAACCATAACTCACCAAAACCAAAACAGCAAAAACCGTCAAATGTCCCAAATACGGTTCGTAAAAACGAGCCTGGTTTTGATTCGATGAAGAGGAAACAACCAACTGTTGTGAAACCAATCAAGCCTGCGGTTCCTGAGTCTGAACCGCGACAACGTGTCAAGCCCAACGTAGAAAGAAAGTTGCAAAACGTTCTGAAGAGACCTCCCCAACAAATT AAACAAAGGGCATCGGGGGAAGCAACGGCTCAAGAGAAGTTTGAAGCAGCGAAGAGAAAGCTTCAGGAACGGTATCAAGAAGCGAAAGACG CGAAGAAGCAACGAACAATACAAGTGATGGAGCTGCATGACCTGCCAAAGCCCAAGGGAGTTCCTGTAAGAAATCAACAGAATGTTAGGCCCGGGAGCAACCACAACAGACATCGCTGA